A portion of the Gorilla gorilla gorilla isolate KB3781 chromosome X, NHGRI_mGorGor1-v2.1_pri, whole genome shotgun sequence genome contains these proteins:
- the YIPF6 gene encoding protein YIPF6 isoform X1 encodes MAEAEESPGDPGTASPRPLFAGLSDISISQDIPVEGEITIPMRSRIREFDSSTLNESVRNTIMRDLKAVGKKFMHVLYPRKSNTLLRDWDLWGPLILCVTLALMLQRDSADSEKDGGPQFAEVFVIVWFGAVTITLNSKLLGGNISFFQSLCVLGYCILPLTVAMLICRLVLLADPGPVNFMVRLFVVIVMFAWSIVASTAFLADSQPPNRRALAVYPVFLFYFVISWMILTFTPQ; translated from the exons TTTGCAGGCCTTTCAGATATATCCATCTCACAAGACATCCCCGTAGAAGGAGAAATCACCATTCCTATGAGATCTCGCATCCGGGAGTTTGACAGCTCCACATTAAATGAATCTGTTCGCAATACCATC ATGCGTGATCTAAAAGCTGTTGGGAAAAAATTCATGCATGTTTTGTACCCAAGGAAAAGTAATACTCTTTTGAGAGATT GGGATTTGTGGGGCCCTTTGATCCTTTGTGTGACACTCGCATT AATGCTGCAAAGAGACTCTGCAGATAGTGAAAAAGATGGAGGGCCCCAATTTGCAGAGGTGTTTGTCATTGTCTGGTTTGGTGCAGTTACCATCACCCTCAACTCAAAACTTCTTGGAGGGAACAT atctTTTTTTCAGAGCCTCTGTGTGCTGGGTTACTGTATACTTCCCTTGACAGTAGCAATGCTGATTTGCCGGCTGGTACTTTTGGCTGATCCAGGACCTGTAAACTTCATGGTTCGGCTTTTTGTGGTGATTGTGATGTTTGCCTGGTCTATAGTTG CCTCCACAGCTTTCCTTGCTGATAGCCAGCCTCCAAACCGCAGAGCCCTAGCTGTTTATCCTGTTTTCCTGTTTTACTTTGTCATCAGTTGGATGATTCTCACCTTTACTCCTCAGTAA
- the YIPF6 gene encoding protein YIPF6 isoform X2, protein MRSRIREFDSSTLNESVRNTIMRDLKAVGKKFMHVLYPRKSNTLLRDWDLWGPLILCVTLALMLQRDSADSEKDGGPQFAEVFVIVWFGAVTITLNSKLLGGNISFFQSLCVLGYCILPLTVAMLICRLVLLADPGPVNFMVRLFVVIVMFAWSIVASTAFLADSQPPNRRALAVYPVFLFYFVISWMILTFTPQ, encoded by the exons ATGAGATCTCGCATCCGGGAGTTTGACAGCTCCACATTAAATGAATCTGTTCGCAATACCATC ATGCGTGATCTAAAAGCTGTTGGGAAAAAATTCATGCATGTTTTGTACCCAAGGAAAAGTAATACTCTTTTGAGAGATT GGGATTTGTGGGGCCCTTTGATCCTTTGTGTGACACTCGCATT AATGCTGCAAAGAGACTCTGCAGATAGTGAAAAAGATGGAGGGCCCCAATTTGCAGAGGTGTTTGTCATTGTCTGGTTTGGTGCAGTTACCATCACCCTCAACTCAAAACTTCTTGGAGGGAACAT atctTTTTTTCAGAGCCTCTGTGTGCTGGGTTACTGTATACTTCCCTTGACAGTAGCAATGCTGATTTGCCGGCTGGTACTTTTGGCTGATCCAGGACCTGTAAACTTCATGGTTCGGCTTTTTGTGGTGATTGTGATGTTTGCCTGGTCTATAGTTG CCTCCACAGCTTTCCTTGCTGATAGCCAGCCTCCAAACCGCAGAGCCCTAGCTGTTTATCCTGTTTTCCTGTTTTACTTTGTCATCAGTTGGATGATTCTCACCTTTACTCCTCAGTAA